The Pseudophaeobacter arcticus DSM 23566 genome includes a region encoding these proteins:
- a CDS encoding helix-turn-helix domain-containing protein — protein MTQEFRPYLPGVLAFIADEISDKLAVRLAELKGGREVYIPKNPGPETSLAKLVGLENARLLYEHLGSGKLLVPAGNIGGQTGRRQRVAMLLDQGLSHSEIAAEVDVHLRTVERVAASLRDPESKNQGDFFL, from the coding sequence ATGACCCAAGAGTTCCGCCCCTACCTGCCCGGTGTCCTGGCCTTCATTGCTGATGAAATCAGCGATAAACTGGCTGTGCGTTTGGCGGAACTCAAAGGCGGGCGTGAGGTCTACATTCCCAAGAACCCCGGCCCTGAAACCTCCCTGGCCAAACTGGTCGGCCTGGAGAACGCTCGCCTTCTCTACGAACATCTAGGCAGTGGCAAACTGTTGGTCCCTGCCGGAAACATTGGCGGCCAAACAGGCCGACGCCAGCGGGTGGCAATGCTACTAGACCAAGGCTTGAGCCACTCAGAAATAGCGGCAGAGGTTGACGTCCATCTGCGAACTGTGGAACGTGTAGCCGCGTCCCTGCGTGATCCTGAAAGCAAGAACCAGGGCGACTTTTTCCTCTAA
- a CDS encoding holin-associated N-acetylmuramidase: MQSVQQIAQEIVAREGGYVNDPDDPGGATKFGVTIHTMRRLGLDLDRDGDIDAQDVRKLTREDAVEIFIQHYFAKPRINLLPAELQASVFDMYVNAGGNAVKILQRLLGEFQEPVAVDGALGPKTAQAVHRAFKKAGGYFVDAYGIARRNYYFRLADRRRASRKYARTRAGGKGGWIKRAEEFIAPRFHMSQSEFQKRTAQWG, from the coding sequence ATGCAGTCAGTCCAGCAAATTGCACAAGAGATCGTGGCGCGTGAAGGCGGCTATGTGAACGACCCGGACGATCCGGGCGGGGCCACCAAGTTTGGCGTCACCATCCACACCATGCGCCGACTTGGGCTGGATCTGGACCGCGACGGCGACATCGATGCCCAGGACGTCCGCAAGCTGACCCGCGAAGACGCCGTCGAAATCTTCATCCAGCACTATTTTGCAAAGCCCCGTATCAACCTGCTGCCAGCCGAGTTGCAGGCGTCCGTCTTTGATATGTACGTCAACGCCGGCGGCAATGCAGTGAAGATCCTCCAGCGGCTATTGGGCGAATTTCAAGAGCCGGTTGCCGTTGATGGCGCGCTTGGCCCGAAGACCGCGCAAGCGGTGCACCGCGCGTTCAAAAAGGCAGGCGGCTACTTTGTCGACGCCTACGGCATTGCCCGTCGCAATTACTATTTTCGGCTGGCGGATCGGCGGCGCGCCTCCCGCAAATATGCCCGCACCCGTGCGGGCGGCAAAGGCGGCTGGATCAAGCGCGCCGAGGAGTTCATCGCGCCGCGCTTTCACATGAGCCAATCAGAGTTTCAGAAGAGGACCGCACAATGGGGCTGA
- a CDS encoding holin family protein, with protein sequence MGLISQFWGMLFGGGRNVVAETVEVFRENAEAGAVRGAAIQTGAMGQFSAEFGQRQRGWFDRFMDGLNRLPRPAMVIGILALFTSAMTNPIWFAERMQGLALVPEPLWWLLGAVVSFYFGARQQVKTQDFQRDLAATMSRVPQVVENIDALRTLRHDSPGAAETGTDTELAQSATEQSDNPAVTEWQESKEWP encoded by the coding sequence ATGGGGCTGATTAGTCAATTTTGGGGAATGCTCTTTGGCGGGGGCCGCAACGTGGTCGCTGAGACCGTCGAAGTCTTCCGGGAGAACGCCGAGGCCGGGGCCGTGCGTGGCGCTGCAATCCAAACCGGGGCCATGGGGCAATTCTCGGCTGAGTTCGGCCAACGCCAGCGCGGCTGGTTTGATCGCTTTATGGACGGTCTAAATCGCCTGCCCCGCCCCGCTATGGTGATCGGTATCCTGGCGTTGTTCACATCGGCCATGACCAATCCAATCTGGTTTGCAGAGCGGATGCAGGGGCTGGCTCTTGTTCCTGAGCCGTTGTGGTGGCTGCTGGGGGCCGTCGTGTCCTTCTATTTTGGTGCACGGCAACAGGTGAAGACCCAGGACTTCCAGCGTGATCTAGCGGCAACCATGAGCCGCGTTCCCCAGGTCGTGGAGAATATCGACGCTCTGCGCACCCTGCGCCATGACAGCCCCGGTGCCGCTGAAACGGGAACGGATACGGAGTTGGCTCAGTCAGCCACTGAGCAAAGCGACAACCCCGCTGTGACCGAGTGGCAGGAGAGCAAAGAGTGGCCCTAG
- a CDS encoding DUF2730 family protein yields MALDLDTGLKLASFLLSVGAIIFAFISNRRKDTDERFKDGSKRMDRHDMRIVALEQTVQAMPGTGDIHALQLELVKQTGSLAEMRAVMEGNAKIMARLETIVSRHEDHLIGG; encoded by the coding sequence GTGGCCCTAGATCTTGATACAGGGCTGAAGCTTGCAAGTTTCCTGCTGTCCGTTGGGGCGATCATTTTCGCCTTCATATCCAATCGCAGAAAAGACACCGACGAACGGTTCAAGGACGGTTCAAAGCGGATGGACCGCCACGACATGCGGATTGTTGCCCTGGAACAAACCGTGCAGGCCATGCCCGGAACCGGTGACATCCACGCCCTGCAACTGGAGCTGGTCAAACAGACGGGCTCGCTAGCAGAAATGCGCGCTGTAATGGAAGGCAACGCCAAAATTATGGCGCGGCTTGAAACCATTGTCAGCCGCCACGAAGACCACCTTATCGGGGGCTAA
- a CDS encoding VpaChn25_0724 family phage protein has translation MTKYIDRISQHRRLTILKFLADSPEYTSNASILEHVCNDFGISSSRDQIMGELDWLQEQGLATFEDNGSFRVATITSRGVDIATGKARNAGVKRPRPGS, from the coding sequence ATGACCAAATACATCGACAGAATTTCCCAGCACCGCCGCCTCACCATCCTGAAATTCCTAGCGGACAGCCCAGAATACACGTCAAACGCGTCAATCCTGGAACACGTCTGTAATGACTTCGGCATTTCGTCTTCCCGTGACCAGATCATGGGCGAGTTGGATTGGCTTCAGGAACAAGGCTTGGCAACATTTGAAGACAACGGCTCCTTCCGCGTGGCGACCATCACCAGCCGGGGCGTTGACATTGCCACAGGCAAGGCCCGCAATGCTGGTGTCAAACGCCCACGTCCGGGTTCCTGA
- a CDS encoding phage protein Gp27 family protein has protein sequence MPPPRKVDLLPSELKKWLQDALKERGFAGYEDLAEDLNFRLEEEGYELRIKKSAIHSYGTEYAEFVKHQDEASAWAAGWMNDNGLEEEAQRHNVLFQMITTLAFKVMQSQMTKKGEEIDPKELHFIGKMLKDVMASSGIRQKLMDDERSRIAEEERAALASKLDEAVEAGDVEKEAALKAKEIMGFA, from the coding sequence ATGCCCCCGCCCCGCAAGGTTGACCTGCTCCCCTCTGAGCTGAAGAAATGGCTGCAAGACGCGCTGAAAGAGCGTGGCTTTGCAGGCTATGAGGATCTGGCCGAAGATCTGAATTTCCGCCTGGAAGAAGAAGGCTATGAGCTTCGGATCAAGAAATCTGCAATCCATAGTTACGGCACCGAGTATGCCGAGTTCGTCAAACATCAGGACGAAGCCAGCGCCTGGGCGGCAGGGTGGATGAACGACAACGGCTTGGAAGAAGAGGCGCAGCGCCACAACGTGCTCTTCCAAATGATCACCACCCTCGCCTTCAAAGTCATGCAAAGCCAGATGACCAAGAAGGGGGAAGAGATCGACCCCAAAGAACTGCACTTTATCGGCAAAATGCTCAAAGACGTGATGGCAAGTTCCGGCATTCGGCAAAAGCTCATGGATGATGAACGCAGCCGGATCGCCGAGGAAGAACGCGCCGCATTGGCCAGCAAGCTTGATGAGGCTGTTGAAGCTGGCGACGTCGAAAAAGAAGCCGCCTTGAAGGCCAAAGAGATCATGGGGTTTGCATGA
- a CDS encoding DUF7694 domain-containing protein — MNTEPETELFEAFGFPVEVDQNLGHLWVIHDGTISWDQLQEIKNQAWGADARAIEVYPAKKDVVNSLDCRHLWRLGPNDFAPDLLGNDPARDSLAARYMTAWAEAREDRHGS; from the coding sequence ATGAATACCGAACCCGAAACAGAACTGTTTGAGGCTTTTGGCTTTCCGGTCGAAGTGGACCAGAACTTGGGCCATCTCTGGGTGATCCACGACGGGACTATTTCTTGGGACCAGCTCCAGGAGATCAAGAACCAAGCCTGGGGCGCTGATGCCCGTGCGATTGAAGTTTACCCAGCCAAAAAGGACGTGGTGAACTCGCTGGACTGCCGTCACCTCTGGCGGCTTGGCCCAAATGATTTTGCACCGGATCTGCTTGGCAATGACCCCGCAAGAGATAGCCTCGCCGCTCGCTACATGACTGCTTGGGCAGAAGCGCGAGAGGATAGACATGGCAGCTAA
- a CDS encoding phage terminase large subunit family protein → MAANVDPVITFLPYQKAWIADKSRFKIGMFTRRGGKTFGSGGEIVDDCIDAEIEGRKTRWTILSRSEATAKEAIEDAVKPMTEGFYAAYSTLARKGRPEFSEEDFIVPAHKREVVQNGDTHLIDVEEAKYKAQEVRFPGGSRVTAISASPDAARGFGGNMLFDEFAFHADSRRIWGSAFPVAARGGHKIRVISTPNGKGNKFHELMTTVDNGFSKHHVDIYEAVKQGLDVNIEELRAGMSDEDAWSQEFELQWLDAASSWLDYDLISSCEDVRAGHPALYRGGICYVGVDIAARNDLFVIWVLELVDGQFITREIIAEKRIKFARQDELLADVFRRYRVARCCMDQTGMGEKPVEDAKRNHGEDRVHGVIFGTGTKLDMATGLKERFQDRSMLIPEGDPKLRADLHAIKSVTGPTGIRRLVADTDTDGHADRFWAAALACLGAETEYQPFVYLPVPAGGGKDAQRPVKITAGFRAQKGVW, encoded by the coding sequence ATGGCAGCTAATGTTGATCCGGTCATCACCTTTCTGCCTTACCAAAAGGCATGGATTGCGGACAAATCCCGTTTCAAAATCGGTATGTTTACCCGTCGTGGCGGCAAGACTTTTGGCTCGGGCGGCGAAATCGTTGACGACTGCATTGATGCGGAGATCGAAGGCCGTAAGACCCGCTGGACCATCCTGTCCCGATCTGAGGCCACTGCAAAGGAAGCCATTGAAGACGCTGTAAAGCCCATGACCGAGGGCTTTTACGCAGCCTATTCGACATTGGCGCGCAAGGGACGCCCGGAATTCTCAGAGGAGGATTTCATTGTCCCGGCCCACAAGCGGGAAGTGGTCCAGAATGGTGACACCCACCTGATCGACGTGGAGGAAGCCAAGTATAAAGCCCAGGAGGTGCGCTTCCCTGGTGGCTCTCGTGTTACTGCGATTTCAGCCTCCCCCGATGCCGCCCGTGGTTTCGGCGGCAACATGCTCTTTGACGAATTCGCGTTCCATGCAGACAGCCGCAGGATCTGGGGCTCAGCCTTTCCGGTTGCCGCGCGCGGCGGTCACAAAATCCGCGTCATCAGCACACCAAATGGCAAGGGCAACAAATTCCACGAGCTGATGACCACCGTGGACAACGGCTTTTCCAAGCACCACGTCGATATCTACGAGGCCGTCAAACAAGGCCTGGACGTAAATATCGAAGAGCTTCGGGCCGGTATGTCCGACGAGGACGCCTGGTCGCAGGAATTCGAGCTGCAATGGCTGGATGCCGCGTCGAGCTGGCTAGACTACGATTTGATTTCGTCATGCGAAGATGTGCGCGCCGGTCATCCGGCTCTCTATCGTGGCGGGATCTGCTATGTCGGCGTCGATATTGCAGCGCGCAACGACCTCTTTGTGATCTGGGTTCTGGAGCTGGTAGACGGCCAATTCATCACCCGCGAAATCATCGCAGAAAAGCGGATCAAGTTTGCCCGCCAGGATGAGCTTTTGGCCGACGTGTTCCGGCGCTACCGGGTTGCCCGTTGCTGCATGGACCAAACCGGCATGGGCGAAAAGCCGGTTGAGGATGCCAAGCGCAACCACGGCGAAGACCGGGTACACGGCGTCATCTTTGGCACCGGCACAAAGCTGGATATGGCAACCGGCCTGAAAGAGCGCTTCCAGGATCGCTCTATGCTCATTCCAGAGGGCGACCCGAAGCTACGCGCCGATCTTCACGCAATCAAATCGGTGACCGGCCCCACGGGCATTCGCCGCCTTGTGGCTGACACCGACACCGACGGCCACGCTGACCGCTTCTGGGCGGCGGCTCTCGCCTGTCTTGGGGCCGAAACAGAATATCAGCCGTTTGTCTATCTCCCGGTTCCTGCAGGTGGCGGTAAAGACGCGCAGCGCCCTGTCAAAATTACAGCGGGCTTTCGTGCCCAAAAAGGAGTTTGGTAA
- a CDS encoding DUF935 domain-containing protein produces MAYQLVDHLGRPIQKSALVERIAEPGLTSIRNAWAPTVASGMTPSRLASVLLAAAEGNIHDYLVLAEEMEERDQHYASVLGIRKRAISGVEAIVEEASDNPLDKKIADDVRENLAEHDGFSDLVEDMLDALGKGFSQVELDWGFGKKSWWIEEFIRRDPRFFTFDRDTGQEVRLLDQEDLVNGVELKPFKWISHKAKLKSGLPIRGGLARLVAFGWICKSYTVKDWTAFIETYGLPLRLGRYGPSATKEDVEILFRAVANIGTDAAAVLPESMKIDFEGGDKGTGGDKVFENLARWTDEQTSKAVLGQTMSSDNGSSMAQAQVHNEVRHDVAKADAKSVTTTLMRDLVKPYVDLNYGVQKQYPKLKIIIEEAEDVDMIMRHTAEMVDRGMKIKQSEVRSKLGYSQPDSDDEVLVSSTAQPAAKPAPTPPAKEAVAKNRATEPSADPYAALKELEGELAGDWEEVMTPIISPVLEVLETATSYEEALATLAEAFPKMDTKALVQSLVKSAVKARALGDGSDG; encoded by the coding sequence ATGGCTTACCAGCTGGTCGACCACCTTGGACGCCCGATTCAGAAATCTGCACTGGTGGAACGGATTGCGGAGCCGGGCCTAACCTCAATCCGAAACGCCTGGGCGCCAACCGTGGCATCGGGAATGACCCCGTCCCGCTTGGCGTCCGTGCTCTTGGCAGCCGCAGAGGGCAATATTCACGACTACCTTGTTCTGGCTGAAGAGATGGAAGAGCGGGACCAGCACTATGCGTCAGTCCTGGGCATTCGCAAACGGGCGATTTCCGGTGTTGAAGCCATTGTGGAGGAAGCCTCCGACAACCCGCTTGATAAGAAGATCGCCGACGACGTCCGGGAAAACCTTGCGGAGCATGACGGGTTTTCAGATCTGGTCGAAGACATGCTGGACGCCCTGGGCAAAGGGTTTTCACAAGTGGAACTGGACTGGGGGTTCGGCAAAAAGAGCTGGTGGATTGAAGAATTCATTCGCCGCGACCCCCGGTTCTTTACCTTCGACCGCGACACTGGCCAGGAGGTTCGCCTTTTGGACCAAGAAGACCTGGTCAATGGCGTTGAGCTGAAGCCCTTCAAATGGATTTCCCACAAAGCCAAGTTAAAATCCGGCCTTCCAATCCGGGGCGGTCTCGCGCGCCTGGTTGCGTTTGGCTGGATCTGCAAAAGCTACACGGTCAAAGATTGGACCGCCTTTATTGAGACCTACGGCCTGCCCCTGCGCCTGGGGCGCTACGGCCCTAGTGCTACCAAAGAAGATGTCGAGATCCTGTTCCGCGCTGTTGCAAACATCGGCACCGATGCGGCTGCAGTTCTTCCCGAGAGCATGAAAATCGACTTTGAGGGCGGCGATAAAGGCACCGGGGGCGACAAGGTTTTTGAGAACCTGGCGCGCTGGACCGACGAGCAAACATCCAAGGCGGTTCTTGGCCAAACCATGAGTTCCGACAACGGCTCTTCCATGGCCCAGGCTCAGGTTCATAACGAGGTGCGCCACGACGTTGCCAAGGCCGACGCCAAGTCCGTCACCACGACTTTGATGCGTGACCTGGTCAAACCCTATGTGGATCTGAATTATGGGGTGCAAAAGCAATATCCCAAGCTCAAGATCATCATTGAGGAAGCCGAAGACGTCGACATGATCATGCGCCACACCGCCGAGATGGTGGACCGGGGCATGAAAATCAAACAGTCTGAGGTGCGCAGCAAGCTCGGCTATTCGCAGCCGGATAGCGACGACGAGGTCTTGGTGTCGTCAACGGCTCAGCCCGCCGCAAAGCCAGCCCCTACACCTCCCGCGAAAGAAGCCGTGGCCAAGAACCGCGCGACCGAACCAAGTGCAGACCCTTATGCCGCGCTGAAAGAGCTGGAAGGGGAGCTGGCGGGGGATTGGGAAGAGGTCATGACCCCGATTATTTCACCCGTTCTTGAAGTGCTGGAAACGGCGACCTCCTACGAGGAAGCTCTTGCTACTCTCGCAGAGGCTTTCCCCAAGATGGACACGAAGGCCTTGGTTCAAAGCCTGGTTAAATCGGCTGTAAAGGCCCGAGCCCTGGGCGACGGTTCTGATGGCTGA
- a CDS encoding phage head morphogenesis protein produces MAEYSDKPGYAFNPGPPPEVSNFFSNKSLRPSFSWQDIEPEEHAVSFTVAKAMQVDVLQTIRDELQKAIDDGVPFEQFQKNLEPRLRRMGWWGVKEQIDPLTNEVNKVRLGSPRRLKTIYRANMRSARAAGQWDRIQRSKRALPYLVYLIGPSQRHRPTHEAKNGLVLPVDDPFWQIWYPPNGWGCLCHVRQITRREAEEIGIGESPETPMQDVFNERTGEIKSIPSGIDPGWESNPGAFRQRRMAEFLQGKLDEADPAIAHAAARDMATSWRVRRIHDGTAQGTAPVAILPKALADKIGAQTRVVSFSDYTAAKGREKHPEAEIERFADLERVLGRGTIVQRDNPKSLSVLEEIDGDYWLAAFKATQDGSEIYLSTFYRPARRYAERLLKRAGK; encoded by the coding sequence ATGGCTGAGTATTCAGACAAGCCGGGCTATGCCTTTAACCCAGGACCGCCGCCCGAGGTTTCGAATTTCTTTAGCAACAAGAGCCTGCGCCCTAGCTTTAGTTGGCAGGATATTGAGCCAGAAGAACACGCGGTCAGCTTCACCGTCGCCAAGGCTATGCAGGTCGATGTGCTTCAAACCATCCGCGACGAGCTGCAAAAGGCGATTGATGACGGCGTCCCGTTTGAACAGTTTCAAAAGAACCTGGAGCCACGACTGCGCCGGATGGGCTGGTGGGGCGTCAAGGAACAAATCGACCCGCTGACCAATGAAGTAAACAAGGTGCGCCTCGGCTCACCCCGCCGCCTGAAGACGATCTATCGCGCCAACATGCGCTCAGCCCGCGCCGCTGGACAGTGGGACCGCATCCAGCGCAGCAAGCGCGCCCTGCCCTATCTCGTTTACCTGATCGGCCCCAGCCAGCGTCACCGCCCGACCCATGAGGCTAAGAACGGCCTGGTGCTGCCCGTGGATGATCCGTTCTGGCAAATTTGGTATCCGCCCAATGGTTGGGGCTGCTTATGCCACGTGCGCCAAATCACCCGGCGCGAGGCCGAGGAAATCGGTATCGGCGAAAGCCCGGAAACGCCGATGCAAGACGTGTTCAATGAGCGCACGGGAGAGATCAAATCTATTCCTTCCGGCATTGATCCAGGATGGGAAAGCAACCCCGGCGCTTTCAGGCAACGCCGCATGGCAGAGTTTTTGCAAGGCAAGCTCGATGAGGCAGATCCGGCCATCGCCCATGCGGCGGCACGAGACATGGCGACAAGCTGGCGGGTTCGGCGCATCCATGACGGCACCGCGCAAGGAACCGCGCCTGTGGCTATCCTGCCAAAAGCCCTTGCGGACAAGATCGGGGCACAAACCCGCGTTGTGAGTTTTTCAGACTACACCGCTGCCAAGGGCCGGGAAAAACACCCAGAAGCCGAGATTGAACGCTTTGCAGATCTGGAGCGGGTTCTGGGGCGCGGCACCATTGTGCAACGGGACAACCCCAAAAGCCTGTCCGTCCTGGAAGAGATCGACGGCGATTATTGGCTGGCAGCGTTCAAGGCGACCCAGGACGGCAGCGAAATCTATCTCAGCACTTTTTACCGGCCTGCCCGGCGATATGCTGAGCGCCTTCTAAAGCGAGCTGGAAAGTGA
- a CDS encoding phage protease — MTQTNSIQTLALAMNSVGDEAPDWIQLTPAGPTLEGRDGRTWKMDDPEAVVAAFETHGQDLPVDFEHATQEKGAKGEHAPAVGWITELEARNNALWGKVDWLDTGREAVASRAYRYASPVFNFARATKAVSKVLSVGLTNQPNFQLTALNREGAQEDCTMNKDALEALGLKEDASDGDVLTAINKLKSDEATARNRAETPDTSNFVPKADYDLAMNRIRSFEGEAEKRADAEITAAVDAAVEAGKIAPSSRDYHTAACRSEGGLANFQAMVEASPVIAAKTDLDDKDPDKGATALSSEEIATCRALGMTEAEFAKAKAEE, encoded by the coding sequence ATGACACAGACCAATTCAATCCAAACTCTGGCCTTGGCCATGAACAGCGTCGGCGACGAAGCGCCCGACTGGATCCAGCTCACACCGGCTGGCCCAACTCTTGAGGGGCGCGACGGTCGCACCTGGAAAATGGATGACCCGGAAGCCGTGGTCGCTGCGTTTGAAACCCACGGCCAGGACCTGCCCGTCGATTTTGAACACGCCACCCAGGAAAAAGGCGCTAAGGGCGAACACGCTCCTGCGGTGGGTTGGATCACCGAGCTGGAAGCCCGCAACAATGCCCTGTGGGGAAAAGTTGACTGGCTGGATACAGGCAGAGAGGCCGTCGCCTCTCGCGCCTATCGTTATGCCAGCCCGGTTTTCAATTTTGCGCGTGCGACCAAAGCCGTCAGCAAAGTCTTGTCTGTGGGCCTCACCAATCAACCGAATTTTCAACTCACCGCCCTCAATCGCGAAGGCGCACAGGAGGACTGCACCATGAATAAAGACGCCCTTGAGGCGTTGGGCCTGAAAGAAGACGCATCAGACGGCGACGTTCTGACCGCGATCAACAAGCTCAAGTCGGACGAAGCCACCGCGCGCAATCGCGCCGAGACGCCCGACACCTCAAATTTCGTGCCCAAGGCTGATTACGATCTGGCCATGAACCGCATTCGCTCCTTTGAGGGCGAGGCGGAAAAGCGCGCCGACGCAGAAATCACCGCCGCTGTGGATGCCGCTGTGGAAGCGGGCAAGATTGCCCCGTCCAGCCGCGACTATCACACCGCCGCCTGCCGCTCCGAAGGCGGTCTCGCAAACTTCCAGGCGATGGTTGAGGCCAGCCCCGTCATCGCTGCCAAAACCGACCTGGACGACAAAGACCCCGACAAGGGGGCAACCGCGCTTTCAAGCGAAGAGATCGCCACGTGTCGTGCCCTTGGCATGACCGAAGCTGAATTCGCCAAAGCCAAGGCCGAGGAGTAA
- a CDS encoding Mu-like prophage major head subunit gpT family protein yields MMVTAAALAALQVGYKKNFQDAFSAIRPEADFTKVATVIQSTSKSETYGWLGKFPKMREWVGARVIKDMEAHGYSITNKDFEATVGVDRNDIEDDNLGIYAPLFQEMGHSAGQQPDDLTFGLLANGRTETCFDGQYFFDTDHPSHDENGGDTVASNVDASGLGGNPWWYLLDVSRPLKPLVYQERKKPEFVAHVDPKNSDHVFHNKEFLYGVDARSNVGFGLWQMAYASNVALDGDSLDAAIEQMRSLKDINGRPLGIKPGLLVVGPKLRSQANKTVKVMLSEGGASNANYNAVDVLDTDWAA; encoded by the coding sequence ATGATGGTAACAGCCGCCGCTCTCGCCGCCCTTCAAGTGGGCTACAAGAAGAATTTCCAGGACGCGTTTTCCGCAATTCGTCCTGAGGCCGATTTCACCAAGGTCGCCACTGTCATCCAATCGACTTCCAAATCCGAGACCTATGGCTGGCTCGGCAAGTTTCCCAAGATGCGGGAATGGGTCGGTGCCCGCGTGATCAAAGACATGGAAGCCCATGGCTATTCGATCACCAACAAAGACTTTGAAGCCACGGTCGGCGTTGACCGAAACGACATCGAAGACGACAACCTGGGCATCTATGCGCCTCTGTTTCAGGAGATGGGGCACAGTGCCGGTCAACAGCCCGATGACCTGACCTTTGGCCTGCTGGCAAACGGTCGCACTGAGACCTGTTTTGACGGCCAGTATTTCTTTGACACCGACCACCCGTCACATGATGAGAACGGCGGTGACACAGTGGCATCCAATGTCGATGCATCCGGCCTGGGCGGAAACCCCTGGTGGTATCTGCTGGATGTCAGCCGGCCGTTGAAACCGCTGGTTTATCAGGAACGCAAGAAGCCTGAGTTCGTCGCCCATGTCGATCCAAAGAACTCCGACCACGTCTTCCACAACAAGGAATTCCTCTACGGTGTAGACGCGCGGTCCAACGTCGGCTTTGGCCTCTGGCAAATGGCCTATGCCTCAAACGTGGCTTTGGACGGCGACAGCCTGGATGCCGCAATTGAGCAGATGCGCTCGCTGAAGGATATCAACGGTCGCCCCCTGGGCATCAAGCCTGGCCTGCTTGTTGTTGGTCCCAAGCTGCGCTCCCAGGCGAACAAGACCGTCAAAGTCATGTTGAGCGAAGGCGGCGCATCCAATGCCAACTACAACGCGGTGGACGTCCTGGACACCGACTGGGCGGCCTAA
- a CDS encoding gp436 family protein, with protein sequence MAYATQIDITELYSEDALYVADRDGDGVPDAAAVTRALRSASGEIDSYLGVRFALPLPETPDLLVQFCVDIALYRLALSRDVLSDEHRNRYEDTLKHLKDIARGSATLNIAQGTDGDDSAPTEPDRPRPIVVGGPEREFTRAKLRGL encoded by the coding sequence ATGGCCTATGCCACGCAAATCGACATCACCGAGCTGTATTCTGAAGACGCCCTCTATGTGGCGGATCGGGACGGCGACGGCGTGCCCGATGCGGCGGCGGTCACCCGCGCCCTGCGGTCTGCCAGCGGCGAAATCGACAGCTACCTCGGGGTCCGGTTTGCGCTTCCCTTGCCTGAGACCCCGGACTTGCTGGTGCAATTCTGCGTAGACATTGCGCTCTATCGCCTGGCCCTGTCCCGTGACGTGCTCTCCGATGAGCATCGCAATCGCTATGAGGACACCCTTAAGCACCTCAAAGACATCGCGCGCGGGTCTGCCACTCTGAATATTGCCCAGGGAACGGACGGCGATGACAGCGCGCCAACCGAACCGGATCGCCCCCGCCCCATCGTCGTTGGCGGCCCAGAGCGCGAATTCACCCGTGCAAAACTGCGGGGGCTTTAA
- a CDS encoding phage virion morphogenesis protein, producing MSGVTASLTTQGLKEAIAALSRLEGFQMAELADDAGAILESSTRRRFDTKTAPDGEAWTPWSEAYDETRDHDVHSLLLDGGDLRDSMASYSNGTEAHVGSNLVYAAHHQIGGEEIGSGMPARPYLGVSDDDELDIQDLVTTRLEELMQ from the coding sequence ATGTCAGGCGTTACCGCATCCCTCACAACCCAAGGCCTCAAAGAAGCGATTGCAGCGCTCAGCCGTCTGGAAGGCTTTCAGATGGCTGAGCTGGCAGACGACGCGGGCGCGATCCTTGAAAGCTCCACGCGGCGTCGGTTCGACACCAAGACTGCCCCGGATGGCGAAGCCTGGACCCCCTGGTCTGAAGCCTACGACGAAACCCGCGACCATGATGTGCATTCGTTGCTGCTCGATGGCGGGGATCTGCGCGACAGCATGGCCAGCTACTCCAACGGCACCGAGGCCCATGTTGGCTCTAACCTGGTCTATGCCGCCCACCACCAAATCGGCGGTGAGGAAATCGGCAGCGGTATGCCCGCCCGGCCTTATCTCGGCGTTTCCGATGACGACGAGCTGGACATTCAGGACCTTGTCACCACGCGGCTTGAGGAGCTGATGCAATGA